GGTCATAGGTAGTAGGACCGCTGGCGGACGATCAGATCCCCATGAGACGGTCAAGAAACCGTTAGTGAGCCAAAGCATCGGAATAGTTGCCCGGGCACACCGGGTTCATGATGCACATGAACCCAACACCGACCGACCAGCCCACCCCGAGAGCCGGCGGTGCCGTCGTCCCGGTGCTCGCCTTCGCGGGCATCGTGGTCGCGGTGATGCAGACCCTGCTCGTCCCGGTCATCAAGGATCTGCCGCAGCTCCTCGACACCTCACCCAGCAACGCCACCTGGGTCCTGACCTCGACGCTTCTCTCGGGAGCCGTGGCCACGCCGATCATGGGCCGGCTCGGTGACCTGTTCGGAAAGCGGCGGATGCTGATCCTCAGCCTGGCCGTGATGGTGGTCGGCGCGCTGATCAGCGCCGTCACCAGCGACCTGCTTCCGATGATCGCCGGCCGTACGCTCCAGGGCTTCGCGATGGGCGCGATACCGCTCGGCATCGGCCTGATGCGCGACATGCTGCCCCGCGAGAAGCTCGGCTCGGCGATGGCCCTGATGAGCTCCTCGATCGGCGTCGGCGGCGGCCTCGCGCTGCCCGCCGCGGCCCTGGTCGCCCAGCACACGAACTGGCACGCCCTCTTCTACGGCGCCGCCGGCCTCGGCGTCCTCTCGATCGTCCTCACCCTCCTCGTCGTACCCGAGTCCCCGATGCGCGCCAAGGGCTCCTTCGACCTGCCGGGCGCGCTCGGCCTCTCCCTCGGCCTGGTCCTCTTCCTGCTCCCCATCACCAAGGGCAGCGACTGGGGCTGGACGTCGGGCACCACACTGGGCCTGTTCGCGGGCGCCGTCGTAGTCCTGCTCCTGTGGGGCGTCTACGAGCTGCGCACCGCGGCCCCCCTCGTCGACCTGCGCACCACCGCCCGCCCGGCCGTCCTCTTCACCAACCTGGCGTCGATCATGGTCGGTGTCTCCTTCTACGTCGTCTCGCTCGTCCTTCCCCAGCTGCTCCAGCTCCCGAAGGCCACCGGCTACGGCCTCGGCCAGTCGATGGTCGTAGCGGGGCTGCTCGTGGCCCCGCTCGGCCTGACGATGATGTTCACGGCCCCCGTCTACGCCCGCCTGTCGGCGAAGTACGGCCCCAAGAGCACCCTCGTCCTCGGCATGCTGATCATCGGGATCGGCTACGGCGCCGGGCTCGGCCTGATGAGCGCCGCCTGGCAGTCCCTGGTCATCGCGGTGGTCCTGGGCGCGGGCATCGGCCTCGCGTACTCCTCGCTCCCCGCGCTGATCGTCGGCGCGGTCCCGGCCTCGG
This genomic window from Streptomyces sp. DG2A-72 contains:
- a CDS encoding MFS transporter codes for the protein MNPTPTDQPTPRAGGAVVPVLAFAGIVVAVMQTLLVPVIKDLPQLLDTSPSNATWVLTSTLLSGAVATPIMGRLGDLFGKRRMLILSLAVMVVGALISAVTSDLLPMIAGRTLQGFAMGAIPLGIGLMRDMLPREKLGSAMALMSSSIGVGGGLALPAAALVAQHTNWHALFYGAAGLGVLSIVLTLLVVPESPMRAKGSFDLPGALGLSLGLVLFLLPITKGSDWGWTSGTTLGLFAGAVVVLLLWGVYELRTAAPLVDLRTTARPAVLFTNLASIMVGVSFYVVSLVLPQLLQLPKATGYGLGQSMVVAGLLVAPLGLTMMFTAPVYARLSAKYGPKSTLVLGMLIIGIGYGAGLGLMSAAWQSLVIAVVLGAGIGLAYSSLPALIVGAVPASETGAANGLNTLMRSIGTSVSSAVIGMVLANTANDANGVAVPTMHGFRVSFLIATGAVAVGLLMALFLPKPNRAPQLRASSEEDSNLARAEEALRGFRGRVLDAGGTPVARAKVTLIDRRGRQAGATLSADDGSYALTVPARGAYVLAARATGHAPLASAATHAGDDRPVDVDLALPGETVSAP